The following proteins are co-located in the Apium graveolens cultivar Ventura chromosome 5, ASM990537v1, whole genome shotgun sequence genome:
- the LOC141661047 gene encoding uncharacterized protein LOC141661047: MIPGVPKPLEKATPTSYADSPFHDNITLVEIPKLFTVPHMVPYDGTSDPLEHIAQYKQRIFMVPITRDLKEACMCKGFGSTLSGPALQWFVNLPQGSIRTFTDLADVFNLQFTSSRVFEKTTSDLYKIVQRSREPLRNYLTRFNREKVTIINCAVPTAIEAFRRGLERESPLYEELT, encoded by the coding sequence ATGATTCCCGGTGTACCTAAACCATTAGAGAAGGCGACTCCAACAAGCTATGCTGATTCGCCCTTCCACGATAACATAACTTTGGTAGAAATACCAAAACTTTTTACGGTGCCGCATATGGTCCCGTACGATGGAACAAGTGACCCCTTGGAACATATTGCACAGTATAAACAACGAATATTTATGGTACCAATAACGCGGGATTTAAAGGAAGCTTGTATGTGCAAAGGGTTTGGCTCTACACTGTCAGGACCGGCTTTACAATGGTTCGTGAATCTTCCGCAAGGGAGCATCAGGACATTCACTGATCTGGCAGACGTGTTCAACTTGCAATTTACGAGTAGCCGGGTGTTCGAAAAGACAACCAGCGATTTATATAAAATTGTCCAACGAAGTAGGGAGCCTTTGCGTAATTACTTGACGAGATTCAACAGAGAGAAGGTGACCATCATCAATTGTGCCGTCCCTACGGCTATCGAAGCATTCAGGCGGGGATTAGAACGGGAATCTCCACTCTATGAGGAATTGACATAG
- the LOC141661048 gene encoding uncharacterized protein LOC141661048, whose translation MFLAAIMKTNPGTIAEIDVVPHAKERGTFVFKWIFRSLKAMMDGWQHARPVISIDETFLKERYRGKLLISMGVDSNNHPFPLCYCLVDEETYENWSWFLQRL comes from the coding sequence ATGTTCCTGGCAGCCATTATGAAGACAAATCCTGGAACCATTGCTGAGATCGATGTTGTCCCTCATGCTAAGGAACGGGGCACGTTCGTCTTCAAGTGGATTTTTCGGTCTTTAAAGGCAATGATGGACGGGTGGCAACATGCACGTCCTGTAATTTCAATAGATGAGACATTCTTGAAAGAAAGATATAGGGGCAAGCTGCTTATTTCTATGGGTGTTGATTCGAACAACCACCCGTTCCCTCTCTGTTATTGCTTGGTTGATGAGGAGACGTACGAGAACTGGTCTTGGTTTTTGCAGCGTCTTTGA